A window of Hydrogenothermus marinus contains these coding sequences:
- a CDS encoding phosphatidate cytidylyltransferase, with product MSNLIKRVISAIVLGAIAILGVLYLNKIIFFIIVSIVSALAGWEIANLISKKIGNINSIFFSFIAFISSLSLFFISPFLSILIIFIYGFYIANKYWNIDLLAYITFGLVYSSFFISSLGFLFEIDRYILFILFATVWAGDSLAYFIGKNFGKHKLAPKLSPKKTIEGAIGSTVGSLFFGGLTAYYFNHLEAIIPIFIGAILMQIGDLFESFIKRQVGVKDSSNIIPGHGGILDRIDGLIFASVTFLIFYQIY from the coding sequence GTGAGTAATCTTATAAAAAGAGTTATATCTGCTATAGTTTTAGGTGCTATTGCTATTTTAGGTGTTTTATATTTAAATAAAATAATTTTTTTTATTATTGTATCTATTGTTTCAGCATTAGCTGGCTGGGAAATTGCAAACTTAATTTCTAAAAAAATAGGAAATATAAATAGTATCTTTTTTTCATTTATTGCTTTTATAAGTAGTTTGTCTTTATTTTTTATATCTCCTTTTTTATCTATATTAATCATTTTTATTTATGGATTTTATATTGCAAATAAATATTGGAATATTGATTTATTAGCTTATATAACTTTTGGATTAGTATATTCTTCTTTTTTTATATCTTCTTTAGGATTTTTATTTGAGATTGATAGATATATACTTTTTATCCTTTTTGCTACTGTATGGGCTGGAGATTCTTTGGCTTATTTTATTGGTAAAAATTTTGGTAAACATAAACTTGCCCCAAAACTTTCCCCTAAAAAAACTATAGAAGGTGCTATTGGAAGTACAGTTGGTTCTTTGTTTTTTGGTGGATTAACCGCTTATTACTTTAATCATTTAGAAGCAATAATTCCTATTTTTATTGGAGCTATATTAATGCAGATAGGGGATTTATTTGAAAGTTTTATAAAAAGACAGGTAGGTGTTAAAGATTCTTCAAATATAATCCCAGGACATGGAGGTATTCTTGATAGAATAGATGGCCTTATATTTGCAAGTGTTACTTTTTTAATTTTTTATCAGATTTATTAA
- a CDS encoding MlaD family protein: protein MNTIAIKVGLFVLLTAVLAGYLIITFESNGFSKSVANYYIYFDDVSGLSKGADVVVKGVKAGKVDDITIEGNKVKVKIGFMKDITLYQNAKAYIKMLGLMGDKYIYIEPGSPEYGVLSKGGIIQYGTTYGSTDEAFNKVSQLVDNINQAIGNGRLQKLIEDIDSLAVETKYLVAENRKNIKKTVDNIQQITASLKETLPSLIEKMDKVADNLDQITSDNKNDIRDIVASLREITKTLKEKLPTTMDNLNVASKEAKDILGENKDNIRKSLENIKKATEKLDKILAKIDKGKGTVGKLVNDDSLYNNVNEGVKSISKPFKIIDESNLEISMYGEHHTGNKDDKAGISVSLFPKNDRYIYVGLLSNSNGSISEINEYTQNGTTKRETKKDYGILFDIQYARRLWETKYGNLWVRAGLKENTGAGGLDWWFTKNFRITTDLYKFNREYETYGTDKPEFDAGIYYKFGKTPFFVKFGGSDLIAEKNRGFYIGGGLQFTDNYLKYMLGALGGTKP, encoded by the coding sequence ATGAATACTATAGCAATAAAAGTAGGGCTTTTTGTTCTTTTAACAGCAGTTTTAGCAGGATATTTAATAATTACTTTTGAATCTAATGGATTTAGTAAATCAGTAGCTAATTATTATATATATTTTGATGATGTTAGCGGCCTCTCAAAAGGGGCAGATGTAGTTGTAAAAGGTGTAAAAGCTGGAAAAGTAGATGATATTACTATAGAAGGTAATAAAGTAAAAGTAAAAATAGGTTTTATGAAAGATATAACTTTATATCAAAATGCAAAAGCTTATATAAAGATGCTTGGGCTTATGGGGGATAAATATATTTATATAGAACCAGGTAGTCCTGAATATGGAGTTTTATCAAAAGGCGGAATAATCCAGTATGGAACTACTTATGGTTCAACAGATGAAGCATTCAATAAAGTCTCACAGCTTGTAGATAATATTAACCAAGCAATAGGAAACGGGAGACTTCAAAAACTAATAGAAGATATAGATAGTTTAGCAGTTGAAACAAAATATTTAGTAGCAGAAAATAGAAAAAATATAAAGAAAACAGTTGATAATATTCAACAGATAACAGCATCTTTAAAAGAAACATTACCTTCTTTAATTGAAAAAATGGATAAAGTAGCAGATAATCTTGATCAAATAACATCAGATAATAAAAATGATATTAGAGATATTGTTGCATCTTTAAGAGAAATAACTAAAACATTGAAAGAAAAATTACCTACAACAATGGATAATCTGAATGTAGCTTCAAAAGAAGCAAAAGATATACTTGGAGAAAATAAAGATAATATAAGAAAATCCTTAGAAAACATAAAAAAAGCAACAGAAAAGCTAGATAAAATACTTGCAAAAATAGATAAAGGTAAAGGAACAGTAGGAAAACTTGTAAATGATGATAGTTTATATAATAATGTAAATGAAGGTGTTAAATCAATATCAAAACCATTCAAAATTATAGATGAATCAAACTTAGAAATATCTATGTATGGAGAACATCATACTGGAAATAAAGATGATAAAGCAGGGATATCTGTATCTCTTTTCCCTAAAAATGATAGATATATTTATGTAGGACTTCTTTCTAACTCTAATGGTTCTATTAGTGAAATTAATGAATATACTCAAAATGGTACCACAAAACGTGAAACAAAAAAAGATTATGGTATTTTATTTGATATTCAGTATGCAAGAAGATTATGGGAAACAAAATATGGTAATTTATGGGTAAGAGCTGGTTTAAAAGAAAATACAGGAGCAGGTGGTTTAGATTGGTGGTTTACTAAAAATTTCAGAATTACAACAGATCTTTATAAATTTAATAGAGAATATGAAACTTATGGCACAGATAAACCTGAATTTGATGCTGGTATATATTATAAATTCGGTAAAACACCATTTTTTGTTAAATTTGGTGGTTCTGATTTAATTGCTGAAAAAAATAGAGGATTTTATATAGGTGGTGGACTTCAATTTACAGATAATTATCTTAAATATATGTTAGGAGCCTTAGGAGGAACAAAACCATAA
- a CDS encoding tetratricopeptide repeat protein — MIKKAVLFSSIIFLTTSCVQDKTVITLQNQIIEIKKEVKQLKKHQLQLESKTDDLANKLDEVSNKATKNELEIQKLKLSYKPPKNPPLEGQEKVKTPQNSEDIYDKALDLYYEGKLEEAKKELKRFLNTSSKDSKYYDNALFWLGQIYYTEGQYDKAINTFENLINECETGQLKDCNKIPDTLLKLAYSYLKIGEKEKAIKYLKQLLDKYPDSDQAKIAKKKLEVLDESL; from the coding sequence ATGATTAAAAAAGCTGTTTTGTTTTCAAGTATTATATTTTTAACAACAAGTTGCGTCCAAGATAAAACTGTAATAACTTTACAAAATCAGATTATAGAGATAAAAAAAGAGGTTAAACAACTAAAAAAACATCAACTTCAATTAGAATCAAAAACAGATGATTTAGCAAATAAATTAGATGAAGTTTCTAATAAAGCTACAAAAAATGAATTAGAAATACAAAAATTAAAACTTTCTTATAAACCTCCTAAAAATCCACCTTTAGAAGGACAGGAAAAAGTAAAAACCCCTCAAAATTCTGAAGATATTTATGACAAAGCTTTAGACCTTTATTATGAAGGAAAATTAGAAGAAGCAAAAAAAGAACTTAAAAGATTTTTAAATACAAGTAGCAAAGATAGTAAATATTATGATAATGCATTATTTTGGCTTGGACAGATTTATTATACAGAAGGACAGTATGACAAAGCAATTAATACTTTTGAAAATTTAATAAATGAATGTGAAACTGGACAATTAAAAGATTGTAATAAAATTCCTGATACCTTATTAAAATTAGCTTATTCTTATCTAAAAATAGGGGAAAAAGAAAAAGCTATAAAATACTTAAAACAACTTTTAGATAAATATCCAGACAGTGATCAAGCTAAAATAGCAAAGAAAAAATTAGAGGTATTAGATGAATCTTTATAA
- a CDS encoding isoprenyl transferase: protein MNLYKIPNHIAIIMDGNGRWAKRRGLPRYIGHREGAKAVERVIDYALEFGIKYLTLFAFSTENWERPKEEVEAIMSLLIEYINKKVPYLIERDIRLRFVGRREDLPDMILNTVEEGERLTKNGKKMQLVIALNYSGRAEIVDAVNKAIKEGKEITEEDFPKFLYLPDLPDPDLLIRTSGEQRISNFLLWQIAYSEFYFTEVLWPDFDKEEFLKALYEYQNRERRFGKVSTQ from the coding sequence ATGAATCTTTATAAAATACCTAATCATATAGCAATTATAATGGATGGGAATGGAAGATGGGCCAAAAGAAGAGGACTTCCAAGATATATAGGTCATAGGGAAGGAGCTAAAGCAGTAGAAAGGGTTATTGATTATGCATTAGAATTTGGCATTAAGTATTTAACACTTTTTGCATTTTCAACAGAAAACTGGGAAAGACCAAAAGAAGAAGTTGAAGCTATAATGTCTTTACTTATTGAGTATATAAATAAAAAAGTTCCTTACTTAATTGAAAGAGATATAAGACTTAGATTCGTAGGAAGAAGAGAAGATCTTCCAGATATGATTTTAAATACAGTTGAAGAAGGTGAAAGACTTACAAAAAATGGTAAAAAAATGCAGTTAGTGATAGCTTTAAACTATAGTGGGAGAGCAGAAATTGTAGATGCAGTAAATAAAGCTATAAAAGAAGGTAAAGAAATAACAGAAGAAGATTTCCCTAAATTTTTGTATCTTCCAGATTTACCTGATCCTGATTTATTGATAAGGACAAGTGGTGAGCAAAGAATATCTAACTTTTTACTTTGGCAGATAGCTTATTCTGAATTTTATTTTACAGAAGTACTTTGGCCAGATTTTGATAAAGAAGAGTTTTTAAAAGCTTTATATGAGTATCAAAATAGAGAAAGAAGATTTGGAAAGGTTTCAACTCAGTGA
- a CDS encoding Crp/Fnr family transcriptional regulator has protein sequence MEKQMDKIEFLKQIYLFEGLKDEEIKEISKYFYEEDYKKGDYIFFEGDENPGIYIVVDGIIKLTKETADGKTVILRLATPKEVFGWLVLGESKPESTYTAQALVDSKVLHISNTDFLRLLTKYPAIAVKITCDASKKLLEAYERLKSLAAEKVEGRIASLLLDLSKKIGKEKDGHLIIEAPITRQDIAEMAGTTVETAIRVISKWKKEGIVNTERGKIEILDVDYLEDLIL, from the coding sequence ATGGAGAAACAAATGGATAAAATAGAGTTTTTAAAACAGATTTATTTATTTGAAGGATTAAAAGATGAAGAAATAAAAGAGATATCTAAATATTTCTATGAAGAAGATTATAAAAAAGGAGATTATATATTTTTTGAAGGAGATGAAAATCCGGGAATATATATAGTAGTAGATGGAATTATAAAATTAACAAAAGAAACTGCAGATGGAAAAACAGTTATTCTTAGACTTGCTACACCAAAGGAAGTTTTTGGGTGGCTTGTTCTTGGAGAGTCAAAACCAGAAAGTACTTATACAGCTCAAGCTTTAGTGGATAGTAAGGTTCTTCATATATCAAATACTGACTTTTTAAGACTTTTAACAAAATATCCAGCAATAGCAGTAAAAATAACATGTGATGCATCTAAAAAATTACTTGAAGCTTATGAAAGGCTAAAAAGTTTAGCAGCAGAAAAAGTAGAAGGAAGAATAGCAAGTCTTCTTTTAGATTTATCTAAAAAAATAGGAAAAGAAAAAGATGGACATTTAATAATAGAAGCACCTATTACAAGACAAGATATTGCAGAAATGGCAGGAACAACAGTAGAAACAGCTATAAGAGTAATTAGTAAATGGAAAAAAGAAGGTATAGTTAATACAGAAAGAGGAAAAATAGAGATTTTAGATGTAGATTATCTTGAGGATTTAATCCTTTAA